Below is a genomic region from Brassica rapa cultivar Chiifu-401-42 chromosome A08, CAAS_Brap_v3.01, whole genome shotgun sequence.
atttttgttactattacaACTATATCGCACTTGTCCCGCATGTTACCATTCAGAGGTTTACTTTCATTCATTAAACTTTAACTTACAAACTACAATAACAAGAAAAAATTATCCACCCTCTACGATAatctatgttacatggaaacggaagcgggtacgtggaagcggaagcgtaaagaagcgcagaagcgagattttttaaaatattaggaagcgggtacgtgttggaagcgtatatccatatataaataaataaatatatatatatatatatatatatatatattaattttaaaaaaattaggactaaaaatttatgatttaaatttgaaataatgcatttattcatttataataattttgaaaactgtaaaaatacacataaatgaagtttacaaaaaatgttatattaattatttttaatacttcataaataattgacacaatatatttcaacttgtgctatatctttaataaaaaatttcaatgcataaacataatttatagtattatttttaatatttgtatatttataactcaatattcattactattgatttttttattttatatagattaaaactatggttttatattttattgatatacattgcattttttaaaacggaagcgtgattccaaaacggaatcgtaagcttccaacaagtttttaaagagaatattttagaaacgttttggaagcgagattccgcaagcttccacaaggttccgattccgattccggttccgaagcgggaagcggacgtccgatgaagcttccgtgcaacgtagaCGATAATAACCAAATGCTACAACATCAAAATAAGTTAAACAAGAtagatattcaaaaaaaattgagaaacaagtaataatcaaatttgaaatgttttattacTCTTCCACATATTCAACAAGATATATAGCACTACTATGTGGAAGAgtaataaaacatttcaaatttgattattacttgtttctcaattttttttgttattatatgtatattaccattttatctatttaataagatatacttgtttaattatgaatatcaaaattagataattaagatatttaaaacaTGTGATTACATATATCACATATGTTATACTAGATTTCAGTAGGCTAaaagtataaaaatttaatttgaccTGACTAATTGACTATAACTTGGCAGCATGTCGAAGAAGCTAATTCTGAAGTAGAAATTCCCAAAATAGTGAAGAAGGGAAAAATATCAATACAGGATAACATTAATGCAGTTTGACAAATGATACTACATGTGTACCTCTAGCTGAATATATTTAATGGCAATGTATTAAATGTTTTGATTGTGAACACGGTTTGACTAAATCGACCTATAATCAATGAAATGATGAATTATCAAACTAAACATACATATATTTGGCAATTCTGATCGTTCGAAAGAGCACTTTGTAAAAGAGCATTGTATAAATAGTCAAAAGTTTTCGCGAGATACATAACTTCTAATCGGCAAACTCTGAAAGTCAAAAAGTGTGAGAAAGATTGTTTTTCTTCTAATACGGATGAAAATAGAGTACAAGTCATATGAACTCTTTGTacaagagattttttttttttgagtaccAGTGTTTTTTATTAAGATGGAATCACAAGAAAAAAGTAATagatcaaaaactaaaaaataaaggggaaattgtttttttaggccaaaaaaTAGTAAGTATGTCACATTAGactaatcttatatattttatgtccTATTAGGCTAAGTATTTTCAAAATGACAATAATGCATTCAATTTcaattataaattcaaaattacaattaacaaaacaattttttaatattaaaatataataaatagttaaagtaattaaaataaaagaaaacattaaaaatccttttaaaaaactaaacattatgtcccacaatttttttttaaaaaaaaattctgaaaaattgatttttcatatatgaaaactgaatatttccaaatattttctttcCATGTTTTTCAGAGCTGATTATtgttatccgtagaatacagtAAATCTATAGGACTCTGTTCTAcaagtttttagatttataataatgtgtagattttgatttctgcAAATTTTAGATTTACAGCAAATTTGTAGAACTCTTTTTCTACaggtttttagatttatagtaatatGTAGATTTCGATTTTTACAGATTTTagatttataataatttgtagATTCTGATTTCTACATACTACAGAGTGATAAGTTAAGCGCATAATGTGCATTCGAAATATTTAGAGTGTtattatttacgtagatcatatattaaaaactggattttattttttacttcatAGAATATCATTTCTACTTTAAGTAAAATAGAATctgaaattatgatttaaatatttttaaaactgaaaaaaatatcactaaattcatataggtatttcgttagtagttactattttttcaattttttttgtttgtaaaaatatttatttaatttattttcaaaaaatattaaaggacattaaaaacataaatggtACAAAATGGAAATTAGTCTAGTgagacatagttaccatttttttggcctaaaaataattttcccaAAAATAAATGATCACAAGAAAAAGTAATATTGGATCCGTTTATAAGATGTCGTGATCTATGCGTACAAGTTACTACGGAAAACTTGATTAATCAGAGAGTTAAAAACTATGCGCGAGTTGAACAATAACTATTGTTGTcccatttttaattatattttcatcatTGTTTTCGGCATTTTACCAGCTGGGACAACATACGCACACTAAGTAAAATTAAAGTAGATTTTTGAAAAGATAGAAGCAAAAGCGATCGTTGAGACGACATCTGTTTAAGCTTTAAACTGATAAACACGATGTGATTCGGCATCACAAGATGGATTAACTATTCAATTTTGGGAAATACAAGTTGAGAACGACATatagaatgaaataaaaaagaCAAGTACTACGAAGTTTTttgggaaaactgtttttttagagcaaaaaaaatggtaactatgtccttttagactaatctatattttgtgtcatattttcctataacactctttaatatttttgaaaataaatttaataaataattttacaaacaaattttttttggaaaaatagtaacttttgataaaatacctatatgaacttagtcatattttttccagttataaaaaagttaaaattatcaatttcatattatattctaaataaagtaaaaatgacattctacgaagtagaaaacgaaatccatttttttcattgaatctacaatgtttagaatacgtgatctacgtaaataggagtattctaaaaatatttagaatacacattccgcgcttaacctatcgttctaaaatctttagaaatcaaaatctacacattaatataaatctaaaacacgtagaaaccgacttctacagatttactataaatctaaaacatgtagaaatcaaaatctaaacatcactataattctaaaaaactgtagaaaccgttttctacatattagttgtattttACAGATAaaaaatcagttcctaaaaatatggaaacaaaatatttgagaatattcacttttatattttgaaaaaaaaaattgatttttttaaaaaaaaaataaaaaaaacgaaaaggaacaaaaaaataaaaaaaaaacgaaaaaagaataaaaattataattttaagggcattactggcattttgaaaaaaattagtctaataggacataaagtaatatagattaatataaagggacatagttaccatttttttgctctaaaaaaacaattttctcaatttttttttctttgtaaaaaaGTACTACGATTTTCACACCTCAAAACAGTTAGTTAATTACTGGTTCGATATCCAACCATATTAGTTTCCGAAAATAGACTTATccatttattattaatataatttgtaaatttaATTTAGTGGTTATCATTAtgcaaaaagaagaagaaaaacttgaATTAAACTTTGTATGTTCCGACACATTTCCGGCGATAGAACTAACTATATAATTCGTTCAAAGATTTCATCTTGTTCTTGTTCCCATtggttttaaaatgttttaatttCGTTTGTATAGGTCATCAATCATATTTTgatttggttataaaatattaCTTCGGTTTTATCAAGTTTGAAAATAAGACAGACTATGTAATGCAATCAACATAATCGCATGCGTTGAAACTCTCTATCCGATGTGTAGAGAATATCCTCATGtctttctatatattaaaaactagTATATTCTAAAACGTGcaccaaaaaataatgtatattcTAAATTTTCATTTGTGTTAAAATTTAGCACCTGATTTAGAAACTAAAGAATGAAATAGTTTtctatttaattattgttttaatacttTTGTTATATTCTCAAATTtggaaataaattaattatatatatagatctaAAGATGTAAGGATTTGTTTTTGTTCGTAAGTAACACTTTTAATGAGTCTTAGAACCTAGCTTAAACGTGAATGTTAATTTTAATTCCAGTATTTTTCAAGCCTTCCAGTTGTAATATTGTGAAATTTTGtagatatatatttgaaaatataatttagattACAATTtagattacataaataaatatatctattaaaggatatataaaaaatacagcCGACAACGTTCACAACATGTATAGATTGTGAAGCAGCCTGGACCAACATTAACATGGTCCAAAGAGTTCCTAAATGCAACAATGGCAATTTCACAttccttttttaattattcGTACTACTTGTTgccaatatattttaatatgtggTATATCCCATTTTACAAGTTGATTTTCCTGTCGCTATTGCTACTCATTACTGTTTCTCTCTTTGTTCTACATGGTTTTTTATTAACTATCCAAATAATTTTACTCTTAACGGTAAAATAACTTAAACGCACAAACGGCCTTTAGAAGAGAAAGGCATAACATAAACCGTTGTGGTAAGCGTGGTAATAACTCTTTAAGCTGAGCTTATTTGAGTGATTAGGGACGGTGGATGGAAACGCGTGAATTGattaatattcttttaattCTCTTGATTAatcatgaaaacaaaaattgttGAAAATTTGAATATCTGACTGGTCAAATTTCTGTCGTGGCGtagcatgaaaactatatataaacatCCACACATGCCTAGTGACCCTCTCCATCGTAGCTTACCTACAACATCTGGCCACAATCCAATCAAAACACCTCTTTTCATTCTCTCTCAAATCTTCATTTCCATATCTACTTTTTCTCTCCACTTTATTCTCCTACCCCTTCTCTCTATCTAGAGCTAAAGAAAATGGGTATTTTATCAAGAAAAGCTACTTGCAACACTCATGGCCAAGATTCTTCGTATTTCCTGGGCTGGGAAGAGTACGAGAAGAACCCTTACGACGAGGTCAAGAACCCTGATGGCATTATCCAAATGGGTCTCGCAGAAAATCAGGTAACTAGTTAACACTAATCATAAAACAGATTTTGACAATTAATGTATAGCAAAATGTTATAAATCTTATGGATTGGTTCGCTCTTGCAGTTATCTTTCGATCTTATTGAGTCATGGCTTGCCAAGAACCCTGAAGCAGCAAACTTCGAAAGAGAAGGCCAATCTATTTTCCGGGAACTAGCTCTCTTCCAAGATTACCATGGCCTTCCTTCCTTCAAGAATGTAGGAttatataagtatttaaaatgatcggataaatattattaactattatcatattaaaccaaaattttctaaatcgGTTGTTTTTGTCATAACTATTCTTCAGGCTATGGCGGATTTCATGTCGGAAAATAGAGGAAACCGAGTTTCTTTTGATCCTAAAAAGCTTGTCCTCACCGCGGGTGCTACTTCGGCTAACGAAACTCTTATGTTCTGTCTCGCTGATCCTGGAGATGCTTTCTTGCTCCCTACTCCATATTATCCAGGGTTAGTTAACTTTTCTGGGGTCAAATTATTGCTTTTTCACAAGTAACATGAAAACTTACGCTAACTAAAACCCTTTTCTATTTACATTTATCATTTGCAGATTTGATAGGGATTTGAAATGGCGAACCGGAGTTGAGATTGTACCAATCCAATGCACAAGTGCAAACGGATTCCGCATCACCAAATCCGCACTCGAAGAAGCCTACAAGCAAGCGCAAAAGCTTAACCTAAAAGTTAAAGGAGTCCTTATAACCAACCCATCTAACCCGTTGGGTACTACAACAACCCGAACCGAACTAAACCGTCTCTTAGATTTCGTGTCACGTAAGAATATACATTTGATAAGCGACGAGATCTACTCGGGTACTGTTTTCACTTCTACTGGTTTCATCAGCGTATTGGAAGtcctcaaagaaaaaaaactcgaAAACACCGATGTTTCTAAACGTGTCCACATCGTTTACAGTTTGTCTAAAGATCTAGGCCTACCTGGTTTTCGCGTTGGAGTTATTTACTCCAACGATGATATTGTTGTGGCTGCAGCGACAAAAATGTCTAGTTTCGGTCTAATATCTTCTCAAACACAGTACCTCTTATCCGCATTGTTATCCGACAAAAACTTCACTAAGAACTACCTCAAAGAGAATCAAATCCGACTCAAAAATCGACACGATAAGCTTGTGTCTGGTCTAGAGGCTGTAGGTATCGAGTGTCTCAAGAGCAATGCTGGACTCTTCTGCTGGGTCGACATGAGACACCTATTGAGATCTAACACGTTTGAAGCCGAGATTGAGCTATGGAAAAAGATCGTTTACGAGGTTAAGCTCAATATCTCTCCCGGTTCTTCGTGCCATTGTAACGAACCGggttggtttagggtttgtttcGCGAATATGAGCGAGGAAACACTAAAGGTTGCTTTGATTAGATTGAAGATGTTCGTTGATGGACCGTCATCTACTACAAGAAGTCAAAGTGAGCATCAAAGGCTAAAGACTTTAACAAAGATGAAAGTCTCTAATTGGGTTTTACGGCTATCATTTCAGGACCGTGAACCCGAGGAACGATAGTCtggtttatttttataataaaagtgtaataaatatgattggttttcattatttttagtGATTTATTCGTCAGATGTATCTTTTTATCAGAATTCTATATTTTGGTAAAGTTTATAGAGAAAAGTTCATGCAGTGTAGCTTTTTGTATAATTTGTTTAGTGagatttgaaaagaaaaacaaaattgtcAAAAATTGCTTCAGTATTACGCTAAAACATGTCACGTGTTAAATAATTGCTGGCGACATTTCTGGTTGAGAAGCCGTAATTTGGGTCCGACCAATAAATCCGctcatcaatactattaaaatggaagcactctaaaaaaatatacctataaaaattgtttagaccttttcatttctcattattttttgtcttaccttaaatttatactaacaatatgttaccatatatttctctaacaataatttagtcaattcttttatttatttaaatcttactcctaaatcctaatcattactattactatatttattattttgatttttaatcgtaaaagcattgaaactaatgttttatattattatttttatttaaagcaagataaattacaagacatatatgtgtacattctaacttcctcttttgtttataataaagtaatcatatcatatataaactttcccactaaaatctcatatcatatactaaattttcaaccgtctatagtttgataatattttcatatttaaaaatgatttttctgaatattcatgttaccttcacaaaaatgaagaaattcattggttctattaaagctaacctgacttcacgatatcagtattgattattcaagattttaaaaattatttgtttatatattatacttttatatacttttcacttaaaacgaatcaatactattaaaaaggaaagagttctaaaaaatctaatataaaaaagttgttgaagttatgtataactatttattatttttctgataatacattaatcattctaaacatacaatattttaaatattttttacagatcttaatattatttcttatgatacttttacttagaaaaatatttcatcaaccatgtttttgtacaataacgttaaaaatctatatcaaaaggttgttggacctgatatggacgtaatgggtccacatctgtttgggtatttaagatcctaaaagaatttgaaatatatgaaaaatctgaaaaatatccaaaacacgaaaagtatttgaaactccaaacaaatgcaaaaaaaaatcaaatacctacaaatttaaaatcttattcaaaatctgacacgatgaactgaaaaatacctaaaattttatccaaatacccaaatttttttttaatttgaaaaatttacctgaaatcaaaactctaatcgtaaaccaaaaacttaaaaacaatatccacaataccggaaacatattcggaatatctaaatatacctaataaacacatatttatgatcgggtctacggtaggacccggactcaaacaaagacctgcgggtcaaaaaaaaacccaataggttatcttctctggacctgaactaaacctataattttgggtcggttcggtttgtttttttgatccggatataattctcatgtcgaaaaaaacttacgtaaaagtgtacatattaAATCTCAAATAAttgtagattatatagctgttaaaaaatatgtttttcgatataataaaactttttattataatataatccaacaaccccgcgctttccaagcgcggatcaaaatctagtttattattatttaattaacttGAACCTACTTCTGAGCACTATAGTAGTAGACTATGTTCACATTGTTAATCCTTATTATCCTTTTGAATAGCTACGAGAATTTATTCATTACTCTACTAGTTGACAATAAGATAAATTAGTGCATTCAATATTCAATTCTTGGTTTAGAAGTGATCGATTTCGTTGTAGTGACTTTTACGTAAGTCAACGAAAACTACCATTGTAATTCAATAGATGAACCCATTTATTGACTCACAGCCACGTAGACAGACGTGGCGAGCGAGAGATATCTTTATTCATGTATCGAGTTAATCTTAAGTAGTAGATTGTTGATTCTTTTTAAAAGTAAGAAAGCAACAATTGAGTCAATTTGCTGATTTGTCTTGTTGTCCAtaattttaggtaattttgtttatttgtcatttttattaggttttagttaaatcattgatttattattagttttagctaaatcattaatttattaatttaaaaatatccttaatgaatcttatatattattaaaaccgAATTTcatgttaataatattaaaattatatgttatattaaatatttagttagtttttcttatttgtcatattcttATTAGGTTTTAGTTACTAACTGATTATTAGTTTCTAACTGATTCACTAATTTGAGAAGTAAATTTGATGATTTTTCATATTCtccataattttaattatttttgcttatttgtcatgtttttattatgttttagctaaatcattaatttattattagtttttagctgagtcactaatttattaattttaaaaatacccttaatgaatctTATACATAACTAAAAACgaatttcattttaataatattaaattatatgctatatttaattttttttatttgtcatattcttattaggttttagacttttagctaacttattgatttattattattttctaactgattcactaatttattaattaaaaatatccttaatgaattttatatataatcaaaaagaattttatattaataatattaaatttttatattatattaaataactgattataaaataatgtaataaaaataccaaataatatattttaaaaataagataattcttatatatatattattgtgttgctatctgaaaataatattttattataaaattaacaaaaattaagatataaaacaatttataattaaatattagtcaagcaaaatataaaaataaagatattttctaaactttcTAGGATATGAATGTTTTGAGAAATTTAGCacaataataagtatatattttgatgaaaaatatttgacaTGCATAAATACATTggtgtttgatttaactatttgaaaatataaataataacttattatgctggttttagattaataagtattaataagaaaattatgTCTAGACTATTAAAATACAATGTCAAGATAGTGTTTCTTGGAATTTGAAGTAATCTCAAGTAAGACACCAACTGAAATTATTACATTGTGAGTGTGTATGTGTTAAGGCATTAATGAGTTTTTTTATGAGTATAATCTAATGTGTGTGCTAAGAGCATCATTAGCAAGGATATCTTACCCAgtattttacaaataaaataataaaaaaaatcaaaaagtgaTGAGAGAGATGATGAAATATTCAGAGACGTCTTTAGGAGAAGAAACTATTGGCTTTTGCTAAGAGACTACTTTTATCATGCGTCATCACATGATTGAAGTTATTTCCTTctgtaataaaatttaattacattattagataatactattaaaatattgCTTAGGTACTCTTTCAAGAATATTTGTCAATGTGGATGTTATACTCCATCCATTTTAGAAAGATGTATGTTTTTGGTGTTTTacactttttaaaaaaacatatcagaTTTTAGTTActaatgtattatttttcattatcaATTATTCCCCAAAATTTTTAACCAATACTTTTTTACGAACACCATtatgtattttgaaatttacgcattgaaaatgtaagatatatatattttgaaatggaaagagtattATATAATCGAATCACGACGGAGTACTAAGTTACTAACCGGTAAATAGTGCAAAGATGCGAAATGAAAAGAAATTACAAAGGATGGATGTCTCGGGGATAGTTGCAAATGTTGTGCATGTGGGTGGGATTCACATGGCAAAAGAAACAGAGAACATCTGCTAATATTTTCTGATTGGTCGCTTCCGCAAATATTCcaccatatattatatattttcgaCCAACCTTGtatttgtatatttctattGGTGTTGATATGTTATGTTTGTGTTGATCGACGCATCCGGGGACCACATGACCAGTGCTCCACGGGATTTGTTCCATGTCTTCAACCTCAAAGtatattaaaagaaaacgaaaaaacttttttttggtgtaaaaaacgaaaaaaactTCAAGTTGTATTtgaattttacattttttttattatcacatatgaattttttttttccgaaaaaTATCACATATGAATGTTAAGTCTTCTTATAGATCTGTTAATTACTAGCTATATGTTATCATGCagtattataaaatacaatcaTGATAGCAGTGCCAtccatttaatatattttcgttttgtattaaaatgaaaaaaatgtttttttttactgaaaaaTGAA
It encodes:
- the LOC103835047 gene encoding 1-aminocyclopropane-1-carboxylate synthase 8 gives rise to the protein MGILSRKATCNTHGQDSSYFLGWEEYEKNPYDEVKNPDGIIQMGLAENQLSFDLIESWLAKNPEAANFEREGQSIFRELALFQDYHGLPSFKNAMADFMSENRGNRVSFDPKKLVLTAGATSANETLMFCLADPGDAFLLPTPYYPGFDRDLKWRTGVEIVPIQCTSANGFRITKSALEEAYKQAQKLNLKVKGVLITNPSNPLGTTTTRTELNRLLDFVSRKNIHLISDEIYSGTVFTSTGFISVLEVLKEKKLENTDVSKRVHIVYSLSKDLGLPGFRVGVIYSNDDIVVAAATKMSSFGLISSQTQYLLSALLSDKNFTKNYLKENQIRLKNRHDKLVSGLEAVGIECLKSNAGLFCWVDMRHLLRSNTFEAEIELWKKIVYEVKLNISPGSSCHCNEPGWFRVCFANMSEETLKVALIRLKMFVDGPSSTTRSQSEHQRLKTLTKMKVSNWVLRLSFQDREPEER